In Salmo salar chromosome ssa24, Ssal_v3.1, whole genome shotgun sequence, the following proteins share a genomic window:
- the LOC106585184 gene encoding RING finger protein 37, whose translation MVVNLCLPHFKTTIQCDKLCADGYDVTNLLSADPAVRRRGFKLEYFLRPPVQVTLQFGFQVEVCRVDVELWPWGMDRGQACKRLEISTSSDPPLPHSHSLEQGQSQVQQGQEKGQQWDQAKAQFKGHQWGLQAQQWSLQGQEKSQQWAQRGQTQSHTDTSQGDFRLVGRCELREETHVSFSHPCFRPRPPFPSLPPPPREGCRQEELWSRGPLSLGSVKQLRVSVPYGAGASAMGLKALAVWGLPSRCCPPEEAERVRIAHENASLRPAPQLGHLASAQPSPVIQPQPLSQTTTATSLLQVPEDFLDPLTQEVMLLPMLLPSGVSVDSSTLEEYQRREATWGRVPNDPFTGVPFIPEAQALPNPHLKSRIDRFLLQTGLEVREGMVGRQVQGESPHTSRLIPPQRTGDSGDPAVTTAAAAAIESANHQGALSRNSGTLTQTTQKRAESVNTERSHSTQHRGTGAFNNRVKNGNGKGPVCYLGSRRKRELEVWATLIRSKGKGEPTAAKAASASAGHAKELLPDSKRLRTDTNSTISTATVPSGSSHEHCSSASLDHEQRLSASLDQALLSALQGRPSFTSYTSQTPQVQHKHTDTPADTPTAFPISLLPPLLSPLPFLSLPGENRCGSCSCSLSVYSTSPSAYRLPCGHFLCRPCLHRKSRPLVTTAMPNHILCPTCNIPASSSNITRVHH comes from the exons ATGGTGGTGAATCTCTGCCTGCCACATTTCAAGACCACCATCCAGTGTGACAAG CTGTGTGCAGATGGGTATGACGTCACCAACCTCCTATCGGCCGACCCAGCAGTCCGGAGGCGGGGTTTTAAGCTGGAGTACTTCCTTCGGCCACCCGTTCAG GTGACACTGCAGTTTGGTTTCCAGGTGGAAGTGTGTCGGGTGGATGTGGAGCTGTGGCCCTGGGGGATGGACCGTGGACAAGCCTGCAAGAGGCTGGAGATCAGCACCAGCTCTGATCCCCCACTCCCTCACAGTCACAGCCTAGAGCAGGGCCAAAGTCAGGTCCAACAAGGCCAAGAGAAGGGCCAGCAATGGGACCAAGCCAAGGCCCAATTCAAAGGCCACCAATGGGGCCTCCAGGCCCAACAATGGAGCCTACAAGGCCAGGAGAAGAGCCAGCAATGGGCCCAACGTGGCCAAACTCAGAGTCACACAGACACCAGCCAGGGGGATTTCCGCCTAGTGGGACGCTGTGAACTAAGAGAAGAGACCCATGTCAGTTTCTCCCATCCGTGTTTCCGCCCGcgccctcccttcccctccctgcCACCGCCCCCCCGAGAGGGGTGTAGACAAGAGGAGCTGTGGAGTAGGGGGCCGCTCTCACTAGGCTCTGTGAAGCAACTCCGTGTGTCAGTGCCGTACGGTGCGGGTGCCTCCGCGATGGGGCTCAAGGCACTGGCAGTGTGGGGGCTGCCTTCTCGCTGCTGCCCTCCAGAGGAGGCGGAGAGGGTGAGAATAGCACATGAGAATGCTAGCCTGAGACCAGCGCCACAGCTTGGCCACTTGGCATCAGCGCAGCCTTCACCTGTCATTCAACCACAGCCACTGTCACAGACGACAACAGCAACTAG cctccTGCAGGTCCCTGAGGATTTCCTGGACCCCCTGACCCAGGAAGTGATGTTGCTCCCTATGCTGCTGCCCAGCGGAGTGTCTGTGGACAGCTCCACTCTGGAGGAGTACCAGAGGAGGGAGGCTACCTGGGGTCGTGTCCCCAACGACCCCTTCACCGGTGTCCCCTTCATTCCTGAGGCACAGGCCCTCCCCAACCCCCACCTGAAGAGCCGCATCGACCGCTTCCTGCTTCAaacagggttagaggtcagggagggGATGGTGGGGAGGCAGGTCCAGGGGGAGAGTCCGCACACCTCCAGGCTCATACCCCCACAGAGGACTGGGGACAGTGGGGACCCTGCTgtcactactgctgctgctgctgctatagaGTCAGCCAACCACCAGGGTGCACTTAGCAGAAACAGTGGGACTCTCACACAGACTACCCAAAAACGTGCAGAAAGTGTTAATACTGAGAGGAGCCACTCTACACAGCACAGGGGAACCGGAGCTTTTAACAACAGGGTGAAGAATGGGAATGGGAAAGGACCGGTGTGCT ATTTGGGTAGTAGAAGGAAGAGAGAGCTGGAGGTTTGGGCCACTCTGATTCGCTCTAAGGGAAAGGGTGAGCCCACCGCGGCCAAAGCAGCCTCTGCTAGTGCTGGTCACGCCAAGGAGCTACTTCCCGACTCGAAAAGACTAAGAACCGACACAAACTCCACTATCTCCACAG CCACTGTTCCCAGCGGTAGCTCCCATGAGCATTGTTCGTCTGCCAGTCTAGACCATGAGCAGCGTTTGTCTGCCAGTCTAGACCAGGCCCTTCTCTCAGCCCTGCAGGGTCGACCCTCCTTTACCTCCTACACCTCCCAAACCCCCCAggtccaacacaaacacacagacacacccgcTGACACCCCAACAG CTTTTCCtatttctctccttcccccccttctctctccccttccctttctctctctcccaggtgagaacaggtgtggtTCGTGTTCCTGCTCTCTGTCCGTCTACTCGACCTCTCCGTCAGCATACCGCCTGCCCTGTGGTCACTTCCTGTGCCGCCCCTGCCTACACAGGAAGTCCCGCCCACTTGTCACCACAGCAATGCCCAATCACATCCTATGTCCCACCTGCAATATCCCTGCCTCTTCCAGTAACATCACACGCGTGCATCACTGA
- the LOC100196388 gene encoding sialidase-4 precursor has protein sequence MPHSTLLLCVIGLLAFSSACYIQNCPRGGKRALQDTGSRQCMTCGPGDQGRCFGPSICCGEGLGCWMGSSETARCFEENYLPTPCQTGGRPCGSDAGHCAATGVCCDSESCVLDPDCLGESRYHSPADHSAGARSGSPEELLLRQLHFATRGQSEY, from the exons ATGCCACATTCCACGCTTCTACTGTGCGTCATCGGACTCCTAGCGTTCTCCTCTGCGTGCTACATCCAGAACTGTCCCAGAGGCGGGAAACGCGCGTTACAGGACACCGGCAGcagacag TGCATGACATGTGGACCAGGGGACCAGGGCCGCTGCTTTGGCCCCAGTATCTGCTGTGGGGAGGGGCTGGGCTGCTGGATGGGCTCCTCAGAGACAGCACGCTGCTTTGAGGAGAATTACCTGCCCACCCCCTGCCAGACAGGAGGGAGACCTTGTGGATCTGATGCAGGACACTGCGCTGCAACAGGAGTTTGCTGTGACTCAG AGAGCTGTGTTCTAGATCCAGACTGTTTGGGGGAGAGTCGGTACCACTCTCCTGCGGATCACAGCGCTGGAGCCAGAAGTGGCTCACCGGAGGAACTGCTGCTGCGCCAGCTACACTTTGCCACCAGGGGGCAGAGTGAATACTAA